DNA from Desulfuromonas sp. AOP6:
CGCCTCTATCTGTTTCTGCTCGATTATGACGAAGTGGCTCCTGGTGTCGAGGTCGCTTACCTCCCTCTGGTGCAATGTTTCCATCGTCTGGGCGATCTGGCGCGGGTGGAGCGCTATGTCTCCCAGTACGGGGAGCGCCATCCCAGGGGCAAGGATGCCCCGGAGCTGTTTTATCTTCGCCTCAAGACGCTGGACGATGTTGGTCAGCGCCGTGAAGCCGTCGATCTGCTGCTGGCGGCCGGGCCAACAGCGCACCGCGAGACAGAGCGTCTGGCTGCCCGCCTGTTCATGTCTTTTGAGAACTATGTCGAGGTAGAAAAACGCCTGGCCCCACTTATGGACAGGAATTTGCAAGATGCCCATCCTGAGGATATTTTCCTGCGGGCAGAAGCTCTTTATCGCGATGATAAACCGAAACCGGCGCTCCCGTTTTTTACGCATCTGGCCGAGACTCTTGCTGATGCGGACCAAGCCCGTTATCGGGTAGCTCAGATCCATCTGCAGACGGGTAACCGCAGCCTCGGGCTTAAGTTTTTGCGGGAATTGGCCGAAAAGGGTCGTAGTGAACTTTGGCGTAAAATGGCCCGGGAAGCCCTGGCCATGCAACGGGAAAAATCCTAACGGCAGCCCTGTCATTTTTATGACTGCTGACAGACGCCTGATGTCATGAAAGAGAGGACGACATGTCGAATCTGGGACTATTCGATAAAACGGTAGGACTTCTTCACAAGGTGCTCGATCTTCGTGACCGGAACCAGAAGGTGATCGCCTCGAATATCGCCAACGCGGACACGCCCGGCTATTCACCGGCCCGCCTTGAATTCGAAGAACAGTTGCGGCAGGCCATCAGACATCCCGGCGTCACACCGGCGATGACCCATCCCGCCCATTTTCCCATTGGCAACGGCCGTCTGGAACAGGTGCAGGGCACCCTCATCCGCACGCCCGATCGCTCGGGAATCGGCGATGGCAATGGCGTGAACGTCGATCAGGAGATGGTGGCTCTGGCAGAAAACCAGATTTTGTATGAAGCGGCGGTACAGTCTCTCAACAAGAAGATGGGACTGTTGAAATATGTGGCCGGCGACGGCCGCTGAGGAGGTTAATGATGGACGTCTTTCAATCCCTGAAAATCGGGGCCAGCGCCCTTAAGGCCCAGCAGACACGGCTCAACACCATCAGTTCGAATCTGGCTAACATCGAAACGACACGAACCCCCGAAGGGGGTCCTTATCAGCGGCGGACCGTGCAGTTTCAGA
Protein-coding regions in this window:
- the flgB gene encoding flagellar basal body rod protein FlgB; translated protein: MSNLGLFDKTVGLLHKVLDLRDRNQKVIASNIANADTPGYSPARLEFEEQLRQAIRHPGVTPAMTHPAHFPIGNGRLEQVQGTLIRTPDRSGIGDGNGVNVDQEMVALAENQILYEAAVQSLNKKMGLLKYVAGDGR